In Myxococcales bacterium, the DNA window CGCTGAACACCAGAAAGCCAAGCGCGAGATCGACGCCGTGGACACGATCGTCCGAAGGCTCGACGCGGCACGGCTGGAACTCGGCATGAGCAAGGCCGAGCTTGCACGGCGCATCTCGGCCAAGCCGGAGATCGTCCGCCGGCTCTTCACGGACGAGGAGGCAAACCCCACGATGGCCACCGTCGTCAAGTTGGCGGCGGCGCTGCACCTGAAGGTCGAGCTTGTCCCTGCAACTCCGAAAGCATCGACGAAGGACAAGCGGACGGGCGCTGCCGGCACCGCTGCGTAGGCTACATTTCGACGCTTCTTGGTGTCCGCGAGCGGCACTCGTCTCCGAGTGCTCGGACCTCGGCGTAGTCGGCCGACGAGAGCTTCGTCTTGAATGGCTTGTCCCTGCCCACGATGATCACGATGCTCGGGCCGCCGAGCCCGAGCGTCGCGCCATTTCGTTCGAGCAAGCAGAACAGCCGGTAGTGATGCCGGTCTGGCCCATCGA includes these proteins:
- a CDS encoding helix-turn-helix transcriptional regulator — its product is MPRRPKTGFDKFFDAQMKDAGFAAEHQKAKREIDAVDTIVRRLDAARLELGMSKAELARRISAKPEIVRRLFTDEEANPTMATVVKLAAALHLKVELVPATPKASTKDKRTGAAGTAA